In Metopolophium dirhodum isolate CAU chromosome 9, ASM1992520v1, whole genome shotgun sequence, the genomic window CAATTAAAATGATTCCATTTCTTCTCCAAGCTTACCATCATTTACTCCAGGTTTTGGGTACTGTAATTAATATATCTATTGtacatgttataattataatatttgctatGTATTTATAGCTGAATTGATCGACTACCAGAGACGTTTAATACTTACCGAATACTACAAATTCACTGGTTTGCATACAAAAGAATGGTTATCTCAAGATACAGAAGAAATACCTGGCTTATTTCCTCATCACCTAGATCCTGGTACCATTACTATACGAACAACACCTAGCAGTGGTTCTGGTGGTAAGCGAATACGAAATTCATCAAACCGATCACCTGAAGAAGCACGATGGGTGTGTCCAACTTGTGGAAAACGATATAAATATAGTCGTGGCTTAGCTATGCATAGGCGGCTAGAATGCGGTAAGGAACCTATGTTCCATTGTCCCTTTTGTCCACAAAAATGTCACCAAAAAGGCAATATGGTCATacatattaagaaaaaacaccCTACCCAATACGAGGAACAATCGCAAGCTGTTGTACAGGCACATGTCAAAGCACAACATGTCCAAAGCGATTAAGACAATTTTTTCCCtcagtatttttgttttaatttaattttacatgtcTTTTTAGGCACATGCTACtacttatttgaatttttataaaatttatatttattaaatttctatgGTCATATCCTATCACAATACCTCCCTACCCTCTCattgtagtttttattaaaaataaaatgcaaaattattGAGTGTTCTTAATAATCGTTAATGCTCATATGATAAATCTTGActgataatattaacaataattttacccatatttgtaattgttagttttttttgttaaaatgtataatataaaaaatactgtaGTATATTCATACTTAAATTACATACATTAACCAGTTTTATCTACCTCTTTTGATATGACCAAGAAATGCCCACTTCTTTCGTCCCCCACTAGACTTAAACCGTTACCTATTTCATAATTGAAttgcaattatatttaatacccaTTTGCAATAAACGTGCAatgcatatatttatatctatattatttttttcagcaaTTTTGCTTGtacatattcaattttaattttgttaaattataaatatatattttttcgaaattagttttcttttcaaattcattaatacatttatattttaggtatttgtttttttttttattattattattattataattttattttttttattattattattattattattatttttagaaaagtatTAAATGATTCTATAGTATTAGCAAACCAAAACAAATGAAATTGAGTCTTCCAAGTGATAATTAAGCTAATAGAACAAGttgagatatatttttttaattgtaatctCGTTCCCGTCCCAATTAAGATTATACATATACAAGTAATCttaaacttgaaatatttacttaaaacaaacactattgtatacaaatctttattttgtaaaattgttgatgtattttttttctacttaagaaaaatgttttattttataacagtatTAAGATGACAAATTACTTGTTAGTTATATGTCTTGTATTATACAAATGACCCAAAGTATTATGGATTAGTTTTtaatggtattttatttatttgataaaatgtgtaattaaatttttatttaagtaatataattgttgggttatttttttgttagcctgaaacaaattataattttggtggttttgtaagtttttttctttatagattgtacttacaaatttcaaattattcttTTGATTAGTATTCAAATTTTACTTGAACAATTATTTCGTTACATTTACCtgaaacatgtaaatatatattttaattgttatatataatttatttttatttattatgaatattaataatgattccTATGTAcctttttcttttaattaaaacatgtactaattcactttttttttgcAGGTGTTATGCAAGCGAAACCGTCAGTAGGTCAACAGcattatcatcaaaataataaatcattattccaCTCATAATGTACATTAAACAATCGTTTCTTTACTTATCTATAGACAGGTGTAGTtaaaaacgatatatttttacatcaattgatctttttgtatattttttttctcatcatGTCATAGTTTTACTTTtagagtattaaatatttttacagcgCTGGAtctaacttttaaaaaaatcaaatgaagaattaaatgttcaataatgACAGAAACTATTAttcaacttatataatatttttaaaatagataaattacTATCTTACctatctgaaaaataaaattatatatgtactttttttattttaactggtAGGTTTTGGTATTAGTAGTGAAGTAGTATTTGCAGTAATCTTACTAGTAGTTATTGTGAAATTGGCTTATACTTTTCGCACGCTCTTGTTTCGCACCTGAGCATGTCTTTAGCTTCTTCTATCATCTCTGCCCCTTGTATTAACAACTGGTGGTTGCAGTTACAGGCGATGAAATGGCCACAATTACTGCCACACAGCGTGTGGTGAATAATCATCTGACCAACATCAATTATCATCATTTGTCAAGTGTAATTAAATACTTGAATAATCAGCAACAGACACCACAACAACTGCAACAGCCAAAAACATGGACCACAACCAATGCATTGTCAATATCGCAAAGATATTTTGAGAAGATTGCCCCAGCATCTGTTGGCATTCCAGCATTGATGAATCAAAATTTTTATGATATGCaggtaaaatacttttatattattgatattatatcaagtaaccaaactatgtttaaaaaaaatatatatacagggtgattttttaagcgGCTCGCTCTACTTTTAtgctttaataatatgtatatatatttaaattctggtttttgaaattcttaaatacacttgaagaccatatttttgaatccttgagattttttttttgtaccacttAAGGATGATCCTGTGACAATTTAAACTTCTGTCTTTAAATAGGAAACCCCACCCACCACCTGtacatttagatatatttttttgagaattttgatgtaactaaatcaaaattagagcgattagtttttgagttttattagtgtgtatactaagtattatataactatgatAATGGGTTAAGTAGATATGGAGTCTTAGACGATTTGAAATAGTTAGACAGAGTATTTACTTttcatttatcaatataaataatttgtaaaaacgatctgagtataataaatattacatttagttttaattaagtcAGTAAGgggttttcattttaaaattaaaagttgtatggacactccttaagtagtaaaaaaatataagaaatttgaataaatgttttattaaaggaaaaaatgggggtgagcatgcttaaaaaatcactgTATATGCATAATGATGATGGCAAAATAGTTTTTCTAACAAAATATTTCTCATAGGATTCTGGTTCAGATGCATCTGGTCATGATGGCTATGGAAGACACAGGAGACATAATAGGGACAAGGAACCTATATTTCAATGCCCCGACTGTGATAAAAGGTATCGCTCTAAAACCAGCTTAAGTCTACACAAACGTCTTGAATGTGGAAAAGAACCAGCCTTCCAGTGCCCATACTGCCCGCTCAAAACACATCAGAAAGGTAACCTGCAAGTGCatataaaaaagaaacacaACGATCACGGAGAACTTAATAGgacttattgaattatattagtaaaacaaCATTGGTCTGATAAACATTTAGAGAGATGATAGTGCCATCCTCCCAGAGTCATAACTTTTAATACATTTCCAAAGGACATAAACAATAGAAATATTCCAATTTATCTCAATacataaaccaaaatatataaaatagattcAAAAGGCTGGTTATAAAACTCATttgcttaaattatatttcttaaactaatattttttttttactttgttgaGTAATTTTAGGTTAATTGATGAATtgttaattgataaattattaattaataaaaacaactctaatattaataatacattcaaaaaCTACCCTTTTAGTTACTTTATTATTgataagatttatttttctttataaaaattattaattttcatttaataacttattttttatccCATATATTGGAGTATCATGAAAACAGGgtgttatttttcatatttacatataCTCCTTATAATTtccttattaataaattttatgttttctgATACTTGAGTAactaatttcttataatatcaatttacgTATACGGTATTAATctctaattaatatataatgcaaaCGACTGATGTGCTTTTCTTaccaaaattatgtaaaaacgtAAAACATTCGACCCGTACCTTTTGGCACTGAAATTCACAGATGAAAATGAATCACCCAAATCAAatctattgtatataatatattagaagaaAAAACAGTACAAAATATGTGTTCGTTTAACATAAGAGTATATACACTcttgataacaatttattttatggacCAAAATGTCTGCATATCTGAGTTTccaaacaataacaaataaattatgtgaccatttaatatttttgagggttgCGTAATTAATGACACATTGGTACTACATGCCTTGTCCAtgtaatcatttattataattttattcataccaaagttttttttaagtacaaatgatagatataattaacataaatataatttttccttAATGATTGtagtattttgttttagtattataatacaatatgtttaaaaaatagtttataatatgccATTATTTTTACCAAAGTTACCTATCTCAAACTACTAAGATATTTATGTACTGTTAACTAAACCGTTTACAAAAATGTGCCTTACACTTGGCTACCCGTGacttactattttaataaatatttcctggttttaaacaattaaaaacggTTCAATGAGACTCATACTGGGTGGTATATTATCTCTTTAAAtgcagtaataaaataaaatacataacattaCTTTCCaaagaatatacaaataataattatttcattttaaaaatgcaatgtTGCTCTCTTGACCTAAGATCTCcaaagatatatataaatatatatattattaaatattatataatacaataatttataaaagtttaattattagcAATAAGAAACATACTGTCTGAatgtaaaatctataaaaaaaatccaccTCATATTACTACGAGTAGTTTATTCCGTTAATGAGTGCAATTTttcctattttataaaatgtaactatgtataaaaaaaaagttatacgtCTTGTTCCTagttacttttttaatatttatttacatattcatatattagttatgtatatatatattatatatatataaattaacatattattattactattattattttttgtaattttattttttgtagtaCATTTGTCTACCTCATTAATagctttaaaaaacaaaatgtacaatattactgtttattttttaaactattatttattattattacatcactTATTGCATTAGATATTAAGCCATCAAGACTAAACCAACACTTGAAGTACAAATATGCGATTGCaggaatttattcaaattaataattttaatgtaatttgtagggtataataatattcatctaGTTAGTTTATACAGGGGTTCTTTTTCGTGTagctatacattattttactagACTTGCCTATATGATTTAGAACCTtacataagttttatttttccgGTGGTAATATTGTTCCTAATaccaaaaatatatgttatgtaatTCCTACTATGGAGGAAATGGGAGATATTTATCtagaaacaatattatgatattaagttttgcttataaaaataaacgctAGATAGAATTGTGTGCGCTATAGTTCAATGTCATATTCAAAGCAATATATATGTAACCTAGTTGGACATGAGACTTAGACAAAAGGCAATAACTTTATGtagcaaataattttaatatctaagCCCATTTAACAAATTTGTGTTAGAATTATTGAACCccaaattattgtttgttttttttttttgaaaaatcgcAATCATTGAAGGTACaagtataacttttaataattatcaacttAAAGTACAaacaaattctaaataattaatatggttcAACCACAATGTTGTTATGTaagatatgtatataatgtaaatggataaattcttaaaatgtttaaatttttttttttcttcattttttactttattttgtgATAACAAAGTCTATACCACCCCCACCACCTCAGTACATAAgatcataaaataacatttaattttaattttttttctacatagtTCCTATTTTTTAGACAAACTATGCATTTtacctttttataattttattttaatcatacaaatagTGTTCATTTTGGTAGagaattattttgttcaaacatcttaaaatatgtaaatcttTATGTACCTGATGTTTtgcatttaattaataagttactAGCACTCACAATGTTTCCAAAGGTATTTTCCTTCcaagtagaatattatatacaacaattttatgtttaagCATAAATACTTGCAATAAGCGTTTTTTGTATGCATacagtgttaaatatttttaatttgttttgtaagcACACAACACATCATAAACACGCGAGcagtattattgaattttcttcaTTGTAcgattatatacctaacctttatttacattttttttatcattattatttacgagatcaaatatattatttatatagaaaatatgtgTATATGTTTTGTGCACTAAATTTAGATGCTTAGTTTTGATAAAGTGTAAATGTAGTATAATGCaatatgttgtaatttaaaaacaaatttataaaaaaaaaaaaccacttgtCATTTAAagaaaactatattaaatatattagtttctGAATATAATTGATTgtgttttatgaaattatgaatttaCTATAGGTAAATTGATTTAATCCTGCCAAATAATTATGCAGTATAATACACTTCAAATGTCTTAGTACTGGGAGAATAATTGCgtcaatataaacatttggaaCTCGTTGAATAAACTGAACAAATTTGttcatacctataaataaataatacattaacagTTTCAGATCAGATCTGACAAATTGTAGTTTACCAAATGTATTAATATCAAGTTTAATTCAATAAACCATCTTGTTGcactatattttgttatattcataaataaataaaaaatatattacatatattcgGTGAAAAATCACGTCcatacagttattcattttttaattacaacaacatTAAAAAGGTAGACAAGtaggtaccgctctgctgtgaAGTAGTTGTCAGAATGTCATGTActggatatgttaaatttgaggtcaatgataaatcattgcatagtATATATGAATACATTTCTTAGAGGAGACTATGTGTAagctatgtataaaataatc contains:
- the LOC132951718 gene encoding longitudinals lacking protein, encoding MATITATQRVVNNHLTNINYHHLSSVIKYLNNQQQTPQQLQQPKTWTTTNALSISQRYFEKIAPASVGIPALMNQNFYDMQDSGSDASGHDGYGRHRRHNRDKEPIFQCPDCDKRYRSKTSLSLHKRLECGKEPAFQCPYCPLKTHQKGNLQVHIKKKHNDHGELNRTY